A stretch of Lathyrus oleraceus cultivar Zhongwan6 chromosome 6, CAAS_Psat_ZW6_1.0, whole genome shotgun sequence DNA encodes these proteins:
- the LOC127093126 gene encoding pectin acetylesterase 9, with product MIQPVSVTMNFAVAFALVCIITVEPWRVNSQEQRLLVNMTIVKNARDTGALCLDGSLPAYHLHRGYGAGENNWLLQFEGGGWCNDLQSCLERAPTRRGSTKHMNKFAVFSGILSNNATLNPDFYNWNRVKLRYCDGASFTGNRVFKNGTTTLYFKGQKIWEAIIEDLLPKGLGKAYKALLSGCSAGGLATFHHCDNFAKYLPTNASVKCLSDAGFFLDGRDVSLNHTMRYFIKSLVTLQGVEQNLNENCTSALSYPDLCFFPQYALKYISTPYFILNSAYDIFQFHHILAPPSADPLGHWRHCRVNKSTCTPAQMNTLQGFRLNMLAALKPFYFYSKRGGMFINSCFAHCQSESQETWFGDDSPRINKKTIAEAVGDWYFSRNRSKQIDRPYPCDNDKTCHNLIP from the exons ATGATCCAACCGGTTTCTGTTACGATGAACTTCGCCGTGGCTTTTGCATTGGTGTGTATAATCACGGTGGAGCCATGGCGCGTTAACTCACAAGAACAGAGGCTTCTAGTGAACATGACGATCGTTAAGAACGCACGTGATACTGGTGCTC TTTGTTTGGATGGTAGTTTACCGGCTTATCATTTGCACAGAGGTTATGGAGCAGGGGAGAATAACTGGCTTCTACAATTTGAG GGTGGTGGATGGTGCAATGACTTGCAATCATGCTTGGAGAGAGCACCAACTCGTAGGGGTTCAACAAAGCACATGAACAAGTTTGCTGTTTTCTCTGGTATTTTAAGCAATAATGCCACCCTTAATCCAG ACTTTTACAATTGGAACCGGGTGAAACTGAGATACTGTGATGGAGCTTCATTTACTGGAAACCGAGTGTTCAAAAATGGG ACGACAACGCTTTACTTCAAAGGGCAAAAGATTTGGGAAGCCATTATTGAAGATCTTCTGCCAAAAGGTTTAGGAAAGGCATACAAG GCTTTGCTTTCTGGCTGCTCAGCAGGAGGTTTAGCCACTTTTCACCATTGTGACAACTTCGCCAAGTATTTGCCAACAAATGCTTCTGTTAAATGCTTGAGTGATGCAGGTTTTTTCCTTGATGG AAGAGATGTCAGTTTGAATCATACTATGAGATACTTCATCAAAAGTCTAGTTACATTGCAG GGGGTAGAGCAGAACCTTAACGAAAACTGCACGAGTGCGCTTTCCTATCCAGACTTG TGCTTCTTTCCACAATATGCATTGAAATATATATCAACACCGTATTTTATCTTGAACTCTGCCTATGATATATTCCAG TTTCATCATATATTGGCGCCACCTTCAGCTGATCCCCTCGGGCACTGGAGGCACTGCAGGGTGAACAAATCGACATGCACGCCAGCCCAAATGAATACATTGCAAG GTTTTAGGCTCAACATGCTAGCAGCTTTGAAACCGTTCTACTTTTATTCGAAAAGAGGGGGAATGTTCATAAATTCATGTTTTGCTCATTGCCAAAGTGAATCACAAGAAACATGGTTTGGAGACGATTCTCCTAGAATAAACAAAAAG ACTATTGCAGAAGCAGTTGGTGACTGGTATTTTAGTAGAAACAGAAGCAAGCAAATAGACCGTCCGTATCCATGTGATAATGATAAAACTTGTCATAACTTAATACCATAA